The proteins below come from a single Mus musculus strain C57BL/6J chromosome 5, GRCm38.p6 C57BL/6J genomic window:
- the Pcgf3 gene encoding polycomb group RING finger protein 3 isoform 1 (isoform 1 is encoded by transcript variant 3): MLTRKIKLWDINAHITCRLCSGYLIDATTVTECLHTFCRSCLVKYLEENNTCPTCRIVIHQSHPLQYIGHDRTMQDIVYKLVPGLQEAEMRKQREFYHKLGMEVPGDIKGEACSAKQHLDPRNGETKADDNSNKETAEEKQEEDNDYHRSDEQVSICLECNSSKLRGLKRKWIRCSAQATVLHLKKFIAKKLNLSSFNELDILCNEEILGKDHTLKFVVVTRWRFKKAPLLLHYRPKMDLL, from the exons ATGTTGACCAGGAAGATTAAACTCTGGGATATAAATGCCCACATCACCTGCCGCCTGTGCAGCGGCTACCTCATTGACGCAACCACAGTGACTGAGTGTTTGCACACAT TCTGCAGGAGCTGCCTGGTGAAGTATCTGGAGGAGAATAATACCTGCCCCACCTGCAGGATCGTGATCCATCAGAGCCACCCATTACAGTATATCGG TCATGACAGAACCATGCAGGACATTGTTTACAAGCTGGTGCCAGGCCTCCAGGAAG CGGAAATGAGGAAACAGAGGGAATTCTATCACAAACTGGGCATGGAGGTACCAGGTGACATCAAGGGGGAGGCGTGCTCAGCAAAACAGCACTTAGATCCCCGAAATG GTGAAACCAAAGCAGACGACAATTCAAATAAAGAGACagcagaggagaagcaggaggaggacaATGACTACCACAGGAGTGACGAGCAG GTAAGCATCTGTCTGGAATGCAACAGCAGCAAACTACGTGGCCTCAAGCGGAAGTGGATCAGATGCTCAGCCCAAGCAACTGTgctgcacctgaaaaaatttatCGCCAAGAAGCTTAACCTCTCCTCCTTTAATGAG CTGGACATTTTATGCAATGAGGAGATCCTGGGCAAGGACCACACTCTCAAGTTCGTGGTTGTTACAAGATGGAGATTCAAG AAGGCACCCCTCCTGCTACACTACAGACCCAAGATGGACTTGCTGTAA
- the Pcgf3 gene encoding polycomb group RING finger protein 3 isoform 2 (isoform 2 is encoded by transcript variant 2): MLTRKIKLWDINAHITCRLCSGYLIDATTVTECLHTFCRSCLVKYLEENNTCPTCRIVIHQSHPLQYIGHDRTMQDIVYKLVPGLQEAEMRKQREFYHKLGMEVPGDIKGEACSAKQHLDPRNGETKADDNSNKETAEEKQEEDNDYHRSDEQVSICLECNSSKLRGLKRKWIRCSAQATVLHLKKFIAKKLNLSSFNELDILCNEEILGKDHTLKFVVVTRWRFKTLLWNSCLSGSTHPARVFITTPLDPLNPGDQMW; the protein is encoded by the exons ATGTTGACCAGGAAGATTAAACTCTGGGATATAAATGCCCACATCACCTGCCGCCTGTGCAGCGGCTACCTCATTGACGCAACCACAGTGACTGAGTGTTTGCACACAT TCTGCAGGAGCTGCCTGGTGAAGTATCTGGAGGAGAATAATACCTGCCCCACCTGCAGGATCGTGATCCATCAGAGCCACCCATTACAGTATATCGG TCATGACAGAACCATGCAGGACATTGTTTACAAGCTGGTGCCAGGCCTCCAGGAAG CGGAAATGAGGAAACAGAGGGAATTCTATCACAAACTGGGCATGGAGGTACCAGGTGACATCAAGGGGGAGGCGTGCTCAGCAAAACAGCACTTAGATCCCCGAAATG GTGAAACCAAAGCAGACGACAATTCAAATAAAGAGACagcagaggagaagcaggaggaggacaATGACTACCACAGGAGTGACGAGCAG GTAAGCATCTGTCTGGAATGCAACAGCAGCAAACTACGTGGCCTCAAGCGGAAGTGGATCAGATGCTCAGCCCAAGCAACTGTgctgcacctgaaaaaatttatCGCCAAGAAGCTTAACCTCTCCTCCTTTAATGAG CTGGACATTTTATGCAATGAGGAGATCCTGGGCAAGGACCACACTCTCAAGTTCGTGGTTGTTACAAGATGGAGATTCAAG ACATTGCTGTGGAACAGCTGTCTTTCTGGATCCACCCACCCAGCCAGGGTCTTTATCACCACTCCACTCGATCCCCTGAATCCAGGGGATCAGATGTGGTAG